The DNA region ACAAGATCGCCTTCACGGGTTATACCGAGCTCGTGAACGGTTCGTATGGTACTCGCCTTTTCAGAAGCCTCTGAGCAGAAACTGCTGAAATCATGTGTGCCGACAAAATATTCCGAAGCCCTTCTCATAAGCTCCAGATCCATTTTTCTCCGGTAATGATATTTCAGATCTTCGGCAAACGGATCACGGCATTCGCTGTTATGTATCAGATAGACATACTCCTTGCCGCGGCTGGAAAAACGTGCATGGAAATCCTCCGGGACTTCCTCGCATGAAAGCAGCGTTATATCCGAAGGAAGATATCCGTTGGTGCCTCTTACAATATTGCGTACCGGTACCTGTCTGTCAGTTTTGAATGAAAAGCAGTACCCGTTTGCATGTACGCCGGCATCAGTCCTGGAACACCCGCATATATCCACCGGAGTGTCAAGGACCCGGGAAAGGCATTTCTCGACGGTTTCCTGTATGGTCACGCCATTGGCCTGCTTCTGATAACCGTGATAAGCCGTTCCCCTGTAAGCCATTAAAACTTTTAAATTTCTCAAAATAAATATCCTGCTTTACTGTTTTCTGTATTTTTCAAGTGTACGCTGCAGTTCTGCAAGCGCATCGCCTTTTTTGTTTTTCTGACCCGAACTGCCGAGCATAGCATTGACAGTCGCAAGTGCTTTTTCACGTGAAAGCCTTTTATTCTTTTCCTCTTCTGTTTCCTCAGTCTCAGCAGCCGGCTCATCTCCCGGTTTTGCAAGTGAGACCCTGCCCTGCTTTTCAGAGGTGTCTGATTCATCTTTCTCCATTACATCG from Ruminococcus sp. HUN007 includes:
- the truA gene encoding tRNA pseudouridine(38-40) synthase TruA, with the protein product MRNLKVLMAYRGTAYHGYQKQANGVTIQETVEKCLSRVLDTPVDICGCSRTDAGVHANGYCFSFKTDRQVPVRNIVRGTNGYLPSDITLLSCEEVPEDFHARFSSRGKEYVYLIHNSECRDPFAEDLKYHYRRKMDLELMRRASEYFVGTHDFSSFCSEASEKASTIRTVHELGITREGDLVKIRISGNGFLYNMVRIIVGTLLWVNEGKITPEDIPEIMKRSDRKLAGKTAQAHGLYLNRVFY